Proteins from a genomic interval of Rubinisphaera italica:
- a CDS encoding STAS domain-containing protein, which produces MTNQEDFRLEWHGDVVVVTPASNIESMNWDLIEQAADLIMAPLRDQEVPLVIVDLSEVGYFGSVFLALLLRCHKFVKSKGGELVLCGASEMAAELLRITALDTLWAIYDTRDEAMDAIS; this is translated from the coding sequence ATGACAAATCAGGAAGACTTTCGTCTGGAGTGGCATGGGGATGTGGTAGTCGTCACGCCAGCCAGCAATATTGAATCGATGAACTGGGACTTGATCGAGCAGGCCGCCGACCTGATCATGGCTCCTCTGAGAGACCAGGAAGTTCCGCTCGTGATTGTCGACTTGAGCGAAGTCGGCTACTTCGGCTCGGTCTTTCTGGCTTTGCTTTTACGATGCCACAAATTTGTGAAGAGCAAAGGGGGCGAACTCGTCCTCTGCGGTGCCAGCGAAATGGCAGCCGAACTTCTGCGCATCACTGCTCTCGATACCCTCTGGGCAATTTACGACACCCGCGATGAAGCGATGGATGCCATCAGTTAG
- a CDS encoding REP-associated tyrosine transposase — MTSEIHRKECHRYDIPGDAHFLTFSCFQRKPFLNRDRSRIWMLESLQVAQERDLFDLWAYVIMPEHVHLVLCPRRDIVISKILKTIKQSVSRKAIIWTQSHAPEFLRKMEDRQPDGKISHRFWQRGGGYDRNLRSVRDIHEKIHYVHNNPVRRNLCSRPEDWDWSSFNIWRNETRQPTIIHKQSLPKLTMQDEGINSGLINPFSL, encoded by the coding sequence ATGACATCCGAGATACATCGAAAAGAATGCCACAGATACGACATTCCGGGGGATGCTCACTTCCTGACGTTTTCCTGTTTTCAGCGAAAACCATTTCTCAATCGCGATCGATCCCGAATATGGATGCTTGAAAGCTTACAGGTGGCACAAGAACGGGACCTGTTTGATCTCTGGGCTTATGTCATCATGCCCGAGCATGTGCATCTTGTTCTTTGCCCCCGTCGAGATATTGTGATTTCAAAAATCCTCAAAACAATAAAACAAAGTGTGTCTCGAAAAGCGATCATCTGGACTCAATCACACGCTCCGGAATTTCTTCGAAAAATGGAAGACCGACAACCTGACGGTAAGATCTCCCATCGATTCTGGCAGCGCGGGGGAGGATACGATCGAAATCTCAGATCAGTTCGCGATATCCATGAAAAAATTCACTACGTCCATAATAATCCCGTAAGACGAAACTTGTGTTCGAGACCAGAAGATTGGGACTGGTCCAGTTTCAATATCTGGAGAAATGAGACTCGTCAGCCTACAATAATTCATAAGCAATCTCTCCCGAAATTAACGATGCAGGATGAGGGTATCAATTCTGGCTTGATCAATCCATTCTCTCTGTAA
- a CDS encoding LOG family protein, with amino-acid sequence MSQRPKHFKHANANDSEEDVIPDVEESFETEIESDSDAAARQRILDEIRQTTDRLEADKAKIVDLKILSRTLRELRYAFKVFTPYRRNRKITVFGSARTPNDDCNYQMAVEFGRRMAAENWFVVTGAGGGIMEAAHEGAGTDMSMGLNIMLPFEQSANPVIEGDPKLVNLKYFFTRKLMFVKEVHAIAVFPGGFGTQDECFETLTLVQTGKRDLMPIVLISDAGDEYWSRWQKYVHEQLLDRGLASPDDTSLYCICNNVEDAVEEVMRFYCVYHSMRYVKGDLVLRLHEEPSDEFMEELNEKFHSICETGKIVKTTADPVEASEIHLHELPRLRLHFNRRDVGRLRQMIDLINDRLGTEDCEKSDEKRESADEF; translated from the coding sequence ATGTCTCAACGACCAAAACATTTTAAGCACGCCAATGCGAACGATTCGGAAGAGGATGTCATTCCGGATGTCGAAGAATCCTTCGAGACAGAGATCGAGTCGGATTCGGATGCTGCGGCCAGACAGCGGATACTCGATGAAATCCGTCAGACGACCGATAGGCTTGAGGCAGATAAAGCCAAGATCGTCGATTTGAAGATACTCAGTCGAACGTTGCGGGAACTGCGATACGCTTTCAAAGTTTTTACGCCCTATCGTCGCAATCGTAAAATTACAGTATTTGGCTCTGCTCGAACTCCGAATGACGATTGCAATTATCAGATGGCGGTCGAGTTTGGTCGGCGCATGGCTGCCGAGAACTGGTTTGTTGTCACCGGAGCTGGCGGCGGGATCATGGAAGCGGCTCATGAAGGAGCCGGCACCGATATGTCGATGGGGCTCAATATTATGCTCCCCTTCGAACAGTCAGCCAATCCGGTGATTGAGGGCGATCCCAAACTGGTCAATCTAAAATACTTCTTTACGCGAAAACTGATGTTCGTCAAAGAAGTGCATGCCATTGCTGTATTTCCCGGAGGCTTCGGAACACAGGATGAATGTTTCGAAACATTAACCCTCGTGCAGACCGGCAAACGGGATCTCATGCCGATCGTATTAATCTCAGATGCAGGAGATGAATACTGGTCGCGCTGGCAGAAGTATGTCCATGAGCAATTGCTCGACCGCGGCTTGGCCTCCCCGGATGACACCTCGCTCTATTGCATATGCAATAATGTTGAAGACGCCGTTGAAGAAGTGATGCGATTCTATTGCGTCTATCACAGCATGCGATACGTGAAAGGCGATCTTGTCCTCCGATTGCATGAGGAACCGAGCGACGAGTTCATGGAAGAACTCAACGAAAAATTCCACTCCATTTGCGAGACGGGAAAGATCGTCAAAACGACAGCCGATCCCGTCGAAGCCAGTGAAATACATTTACACGAGTTACCGCGTTTGCGCCTGCATTTCAATCGTCGGGATGTCGGTCGTTTGAGACAGATGATTGACTTAATAAACGATCGACTGGGGACAGAAGATTGTGAAAAGTCTGATGAAAAACGAGAGTCTGCAGATGAGTTCTGA
- a CDS encoding RNA polymerase sigma factor: MHSQPISEIDIADKISDHNSDSELLLQYIEAGSEAALTELITRYSGLVYEVCSRTSIQRVDAEDAFQTTFLILTEKANQIRNLHALSSWLYGVAHRTAVSIRKMKRQQATQIHQEQPASRHDLFQEFAQRYRNEQVDSAIASLDKRYREPILLFYLEDHSISEIATKLNKTTRSIEGLLRRGRQALKVKLIRSGISLPAFVSTLTFLGTQWKANTVAAEMIQATCSNCLQQSTLATTSRIYETLQHCRESSTMLTKTMMGPTGMIAGIALGALILTGPGTVTGGSKPATESTESSLVISTIFDKEHEEKEQLLEANPTPSKRTVKVDYPIPHVFEESGIDIDAAGVEFVEFDKAVTNSPDTSSNLNVGERIAPTVKEKREESIRQVLEEDVLLEFLDTPLSEVLDYFSEFHNIPIRINVNSLASTTTFGLGSDGISRHEPITLSSKQPITLESALNTILLPLNLDYIIENEMLTIVSLMEAEEHLVVRFYEYPHSNLDNYEETLTSLIAADSWEEVGGMGVIVQLNNSKFAIKQTERVHRQIEEFHNQLVRELAETPISP, encoded by the coding sequence ATGCACTCGCAACCTATCTCAGAAATTGATATTGCAGACAAGATCTCCGATCACAACAGCGATTCAGAATTGCTGCTTCAGTATATTGAAGCAGGATCCGAAGCCGCTTTAACGGAGCTCATTACGCGCTACTCGGGATTGGTTTATGAAGTCTGTTCGCGTACCAGTATTCAACGAGTCGATGCCGAAGATGCCTTTCAAACGACATTTCTGATTCTGACAGAAAAAGCAAATCAAATTCGAAATTTGCACGCTTTATCAAGCTGGCTGTATGGAGTGGCTCATCGGACAGCAGTTTCAATTCGCAAAATGAAACGACAGCAAGCCACACAAATCCATCAGGAGCAACCCGCCAGTCGGCATGATCTGTTCCAGGAATTCGCACAGCGATATCGAAACGAGCAAGTCGATTCAGCAATCGCCTCTTTGGACAAACGGTATCGAGAACCAATATTACTTTTTTATCTTGAAGATCATTCGATTTCGGAAATTGCCACGAAGCTGAATAAGACAACTCGTTCCATCGAAGGTTTACTTCGCAGAGGACGGCAGGCATTGAAAGTCAAATTGATTCGTTCTGGAATCAGTCTGCCCGCGTTCGTCTCGACACTCACATTCCTGGGAACACAGTGGAAAGCAAACACTGTCGCAGCGGAGATGATTCAGGCGACATGCTCAAACTGTCTGCAACAATCCACTTTGGCCACGACTTCCAGAATTTACGAAACCCTACAACACTGCCGGGAGAGTTCGACCATGCTAACGAAAACAATGATGGGTCCAACGGGAATGATTGCCGGAATTGCCCTGGGGGCCTTAATCCTTACAGGACCAGGGACCGTAACGGGCGGCTCGAAACCTGCAACAGAGAGTACAGAGAGTTCTCTCGTCATTTCCACAATTTTCGATAAGGAACACGAAGAAAAGGAGCAACTTCTGGAAGCAAATCCAACTCCTTCAAAACGAACGGTAAAGGTGGACTATCCAATTCCACATGTGTTTGAAGAAAGTGGGATCGATATCGACGCAGCCGGTGTTGAGTTTGTTGAGTTTGATAAGGCGGTAACAAACAGCCCTGACACAAGTTCAAATCTCAATGTCGGAGAAAGGATTGCTCCAACAGTTAAAGAAAAACGGGAGGAATCCATACGACAGGTCCTGGAAGAAGATGTGCTCCTGGAATTTCTTGACACTCCTCTTTCTGAAGTCTTAGATTATTTTTCAGAGTTTCACAACATTCCGATACGCATTAATGTCAACAGCCTGGCAAGTACAACTACTTTCGGCCTGGGTAGCGATGGAATTTCACGACACGAACCAATCACCCTCAGCAGCAAGCAGCCAATCACATTGGAAAGTGCTCTCAATACAATCCTGTTACCTCTGAATCTGGATTACATTATCGAAAACGAAATGCTGACCATTGTCAGCTTGATGGAAGCCGAGGAGCATTTGGTTGTCCGGTTTTATGAATACCCCCACTCCAATCTCGATAACTATGAAGAGACGCTCACATCTCTGATTGCCGCTGATTCCTGGGAGGAAGTCGGAGGAATGGGAGTGATCGTTCAGCTGAACAATTCAAAATTTGCCATCAAGCAGACAGAGCGGGTTCATCGACAAATAGAAGAATTTCACAACCAGCTTGTTCGGGAATTAGCCGAGACTCCAATTAGTCCGTAA
- a CDS encoding PVC-type heme-binding CxxCH protein has product MNRLSACVLTRSLAILFLLSGFACLQTATVKAESPAGFKPIFNGKDLSGWSGDESFWKVVDGTIVAESTEEHPCNHNTFLRWSAGEVDDFELKLQFRISGSETANSGIQFRSQVEPDGHVVGYQADIDRAGKWLGCLYDERGRGLLAARGESNDVKSEKSIEKFQVGNAEQILDGVNLDGWNEYHIVAWGNELTLSVNGKKSCSIVDWDSENRDWKGVLALQLHSGPPMKVEFRNIELKRLPLTDRKKIVFVAGSKSHGYFSHEHNAGCLLMAEALNKAGLQLETAVYLNGWPTDVTAFDNADTVVCYCDGGGRHFLNNHIDEFDQVMEQGVGLVCLHYGVETVIGKEGDHFIKWMGGFFEPDWSVNPHWTAKFDQFPKHPITQGVQPFEINDEWYYHMRFAEGMKGVTPILTDMPPRETLNRPDGAHSGNPHVREAVLVRKEPQHVAWAYDRANDGRGFGFTGGHFHKNWQQDDFRKLVLNAICWTAHVDIPKSGVPSSTPTVEELEKNQDEEKPANWKLDPVPSASKKKSEPSGKTVKTPLFSSPLVTASTEGHAVKIDVPIQGTEFLYLVVSDGGNGFSCDWADWVEPRLTGPEGELKLTDLNWISAEAEWGDVRKNRNAGGGELKVAGQPVAYGFGTHANSVIGFQLPKGHNYERFQTFGGLDNGGTNQGGGQTSVRFHVFNGKPEPAFLAAHRSAPAAGGGTASHELDDAISQLDVADGLQASVFAGEPFMYNPTNMDIDNRGRVWICEVINYRQFRNTDSAERVEGDQILILEDTDGDGKADKKTSFYQGRDIDSAHGICVLGNQVIVSAGENVFVLTDEDGDDHADKKEILFTGISGTQHDHGIHAFVFGPDGKLYFNFGNAGKQVKDKNGQPIVDKQGNLVNDSRKPYQEGMIFRCNLDGSDFETLAWNFRNNWEVCVDSFGTMWQSDNDDDGNRGVRINYVMEYGNYGYKDEFTGAGWRDPRTGWSEEIPLRHWHLNDPGVMPNLLQTGAGSPTGILIYEGNLLPEVFHNALIHSDAGPNIVRAYPTTINGAGYSAEMVNILDGARDNWFRPSDVCVAPDGSLFVADWYDPGVGGHRMADVEHGRVFRLAPPENHYKIAVIEYESVNGAIAALQSPNQATRYLGWKTLQAAGPKAETALAKMLESNVPQYRARALWALGKLSIDKSSKLKYLEIALQDDNPDLRITAIRLMRQLQGEINKQDLVDLLNIFDDSPAVRREMLIGLRDTDLPESAQYWTDLATQYDGKNRWYLEALGIAAEKHWDEYLASWLDRVGNNWNSDAGRDIIWRSRADQTASLLLKIIEEPSTPAAELPRYFRALDFCPNVPQDALAKVAFSKHGEAGRTDLIVSESISRLKNLNFDAHPEYKQALNELLATQSESQSFLTIVDRFNLEEQYPELVSIATKHSGEQLGIDAARILLKKKQAKLLLDGLRNQKPQDAAALARALGQTQENAASGPLQTVMTDDDVNTSVRRAAASALGYTRKGTVEVMKYAQSDKAPGSLKQAIAAVMHASTYKDVKEVANELFPLPPSKDAKPLPPLSELANRKGDVKSGRVVFHTTGTCAKCHQVNGQGKEIGPDLSEIGKKLSKQAMFESILYPSAGVSHNYETYTAVTFDGNIITGLLISQTDEELSLKNADGFVKTIPADDVDELVKQDISLMPADLQKVMSEEELVNVVEFMMTLKKKE; this is encoded by the coding sequence ATGAACCGATTGTCCGCCTGCGTTCTGACTCGCAGTCTCGCAATTTTGTTTCTGTTATCTGGGTTTGCGTGCTTGCAAACTGCCACCGTGAAAGCAGAATCTCCAGCGGGATTCAAACCGATTTTCAATGGCAAAGATTTGTCCGGCTGGTCGGGAGATGAGTCGTTCTGGAAAGTCGTTGATGGAACGATTGTCGCTGAGTCGACCGAAGAGCATCCCTGTAATCACAATACTTTTCTTCGCTGGTCGGCTGGAGAAGTTGATGATTTCGAATTGAAGCTTCAGTTTCGAATCAGCGGTTCGGAAACGGCTAACTCTGGAATTCAGTTTCGGTCTCAGGTTGAACCCGATGGGCATGTGGTTGGTTATCAGGCCGATATTGATCGAGCTGGAAAATGGCTCGGCTGCTTATATGACGAACGCGGTCGTGGACTTCTTGCCGCCCGCGGGGAGAGTAACGACGTAAAGTCCGAGAAGTCGATTGAAAAATTTCAAGTCGGGAATGCCGAGCAGATTCTGGATGGAGTCAACCTTGATGGCTGGAATGAGTATCACATCGTGGCCTGGGGAAATGAATTGACACTCTCAGTGAATGGCAAGAAATCCTGTTCCATTGTTGATTGGGACTCAGAAAATCGCGACTGGAAGGGTGTCCTCGCATTGCAGTTGCACTCTGGCCCTCCTATGAAAGTCGAATTTCGAAATATCGAACTCAAACGACTTCCCTTAACTGATCGCAAGAAAATTGTCTTTGTTGCAGGTAGTAAAAGTCACGGCTACTTTTCTCACGAACACAATGCTGGTTGCCTGTTAATGGCAGAGGCCCTCAATAAAGCTGGACTTCAATTGGAAACGGCTGTCTATCTCAACGGCTGGCCGACCGATGTCACCGCGTTTGATAATGCCGATACTGTTGTCTGCTATTGCGATGGGGGTGGACGGCACTTTCTGAATAATCACATTGATGAGTTCGATCAGGTGATGGAGCAGGGCGTTGGTCTGGTTTGTCTGCATTATGGGGTCGAAACTGTGATTGGTAAGGAAGGGGATCACTTCATCAAATGGATGGGAGGATTCTTTGAACCCGATTGGTCGGTCAATCCTCATTGGACTGCCAAGTTCGATCAATTCCCCAAACATCCGATTACGCAGGGCGTCCAGCCGTTCGAAATCAACGATGAGTGGTACTATCACATGCGGTTTGCAGAAGGCATGAAAGGGGTGACTCCCATCCTGACTGATATGCCTCCACGAGAAACTTTGAATCGTCCTGATGGGGCTCACAGTGGCAATCCCCATGTTCGCGAAGCGGTTCTGGTTCGTAAAGAACCTCAGCACGTTGCCTGGGCCTATGATCGAGCCAATGACGGCCGTGGCTTCGGATTTACGGGAGGTCACTTCCACAAAAACTGGCAGCAGGACGACTTCCGCAAACTAGTGTTGAATGCGATCTGCTGGACCGCTCATGTGGATATCCCGAAGTCGGGTGTTCCTTCTTCAACGCCAACCGTTGAAGAGCTGGAAAAGAATCAGGACGAAGAAAAACCAGCCAACTGGAAGCTGGATCCTGTTCCCTCTGCCTCAAAAAAAAAGTCTGAACCCAGCGGCAAAACCGTAAAAACGCCGTTATTCTCCAGTCCGTTAGTAACGGCCAGCACCGAAGGCCATGCCGTCAAAATCGATGTACCGATTCAAGGAACCGAGTTCCTTTATCTGGTTGTCAGCGATGGCGGTAATGGTTTCAGTTGTGACTGGGCCGATTGGGTTGAACCTCGCCTGACCGGACCAGAGGGTGAACTCAAGTTGACTGATCTCAACTGGATCTCAGCCGAGGCGGAATGGGGAGATGTCCGTAAGAATAGAAATGCGGGTGGTGGGGAACTGAAAGTGGCGGGTCAACCCGTCGCTTATGGGTTTGGTACGCACGCAAATTCTGTGATTGGTTTTCAGCTTCCCAAAGGACACAACTACGAACGCTTTCAGACCTTCGGTGGACTGGACAACGGGGGGACAAATCAAGGGGGCGGACAAACCAGCGTTCGATTTCATGTGTTCAACGGAAAACCAGAACCTGCATTTCTAGCGGCCCATCGAAGCGCCCCTGCTGCAGGGGGGGGCACTGCCAGTCATGAGTTGGACGATGCAATCAGTCAGTTGGATGTGGCCGACGGTTTACAGGCCAGCGTCTTTGCCGGTGAACCGTTCATGTACAACCCGACGAATATGGATATTGATAATCGGGGGCGTGTCTGGATTTGTGAAGTTATCAACTATCGTCAATTCCGCAATACCGACTCTGCAGAGCGTGTTGAAGGGGATCAGATCCTGATTCTCGAAGATACCGACGGCGATGGCAAAGCCGACAAGAAAACATCGTTTTATCAGGGCCGGGATATCGACTCGGCTCACGGCATTTGCGTGCTGGGAAATCAGGTGATCGTTTCTGCTGGTGAAAACGTTTTTGTTTTGACCGATGAAGATGGTGACGATCATGCCGATAAAAAAGAGATTCTCTTTACGGGCATCAGCGGCACTCAGCACGACCATGGCATTCATGCATTTGTCTTTGGACCGGATGGAAAACTGTATTTCAACTTCGGTAATGCCGGGAAGCAGGTCAAAGATAAGAACGGTCAGCCGATCGTCGACAAGCAGGGAAACTTGGTGAACGATTCCCGCAAGCCGTATCAGGAAGGGATGATCTTCCGCTGCAATCTGGATGGTTCGGATTTTGAAACGCTCGCCTGGAACTTCCGTAATAACTGGGAAGTTTGTGTCGATTCTTTTGGCACGATGTGGCAGAGTGATAATGACGATGATGGCAACCGTGGTGTGCGTATTAACTATGTGATGGAATATGGTAACTACGGATACAAAGACGAATTTACGGGAGCTGGCTGGCGGGATCCCCGAACGGGTTGGAGTGAAGAGATTCCTCTGCGTCACTGGCACCTGAACGATCCTGGTGTGATGCCCAACCTGCTGCAAACGGGAGCCGGATCTCCGACGGGAATTCTGATTTACGAAGGGAACCTGTTGCCAGAAGTTTTCCACAACGCACTCATCCACTCCGATGCAGGTCCCAACATTGTGCGAGCTTATCCTACGACGATTAACGGCGCTGGCTATTCTGCTGAAATGGTGAATATTCTTGATGGAGCACGCGATAACTGGTTCCGTCCGTCGGATGTATGTGTCGCCCCAGATGGTTCGCTGTTTGTCGCCGACTGGTACGATCCTGGCGTCGGTGGTCACCGGATGGCTGATGTCGAACATGGTCGAGTATTTCGACTGGCTCCGCCCGAGAATCATTACAAGATCGCTGTTATTGAATATGAATCCGTTAATGGTGCGATTGCTGCTTTACAAAGTCCAAATCAGGCAACTCGATATCTCGGCTGGAAAACTTTGCAGGCAGCCGGTCCGAAAGCAGAAACAGCATTGGCGAAAATGCTGGAATCGAATGTGCCCCAGTATCGGGCACGTGCTTTATGGGCACTTGGAAAACTCTCGATCGATAAATCGAGCAAGCTCAAATATCTCGAAATTGCATTGCAGGATGACAATCCCGATCTGCGGATTACTGCCATTCGACTGATGCGACAACTGCAGGGTGAAATTAACAAGCAGGATCTCGTCGATCTGTTGAATATTTTTGATGACTCCCCAGCTGTGCGTCGGGAAATGTTGATTGGATTACGAGATACGGACCTCCCGGAATCGGCTCAATACTGGACCGATCTGGCCACTCAGTATGATGGAAAAAATCGCTGGTATCTCGAAGCACTCGGCATTGCCGCCGAGAAACACTGGGACGAATATCTGGCAAGCTGGCTCGACCGAGTAGGTAACAATTGGAACTCCGATGCTGGTCGGGATATTATCTGGCGTTCCCGAGCCGATCAGACCGCTTCCTTGTTGTTGAAAATCATAGAAGAGCCTTCCACTCCGGCCGCGGAATTACCACGCTATTTTCGGGCACTCGATTTCTGCCCGAACGTCCCGCAGGATGCTTTGGCCAAAGTTGCATTCTCAAAACATGGTGAAGCAGGCCGAACCGATTTGATCGTTTCGGAATCGATTTCCCGTTTGAAGAATCTCAATTTTGATGCTCATCCGGAATATAAGCAGGCGCTAAATGAACTGCTGGCTACTCAGTCGGAATCGCAATCGTTTCTGACAATTGTCGACCGCTTCAATCTCGAAGAGCAATATCCAGAGTTAGTCAGTATTGCAACCAAGCATTCAGGAGAACAACTCGGCATCGATGCGGCTCGAATTCTGCTGAAAAAGAAGCAAGCCAAACTACTGCTTGATGGGTTACGAAATCAGAAGCCTCAAGATGCTGCAGCGCTGGCACGAGCATTGGGGCAAACTCAGGAGAACGCCGCTTCAGGTCCTCTACAAACTGTGATGACGGATGACGATGTCAACACATCGGTACGTCGAGCAGCCGCCAGTGCTTTGGGTTATACGCGAAAAGGAACAGTCGAAGTAATGAAATACGCGCAATCAGACAAGGCTCCCGGTTCTCTCAAGCAGGCGATTGCTGCAGTCATGCATGCGTCGACTTATAAAGATGTGAAGGAAGTTGCCAACGAACTATTCCCACTGCCACCTTCGAAAGATGCTAAGCCACTGCCACCACTTTCAGAACTGGCCAATCGCAAAGGGGATGTCAAATCCGGACGTGTCGTTTTCCATACAACGGGCACCTGTGCGAAGTGTCATCAGGTGAATGGTCAAGGCAAAGAAATTGGACCAGACCTATCCGAAATCGGCAAGAAGTTGAGCAAGCAGGCGATGTTCGAATCGATTCTTTATCCGTCCGCTGGCGTCAGTCACAATTATGAGACTTACACCGCTGTCACGTTTGACGGGAACATCATCACGGGATTGCTGATCAGTCAGACCGATGAAGAACTCTCACTGAAAAATGCCGATGGGTTTGTCAAAACAATTCCGGCTGACGATGTCGATGAACTCGTTAAGCAGGACATCTCGCTGATGCCTGCCGACTTGCAGAAAGTGATGAGTGAGGAGGAGCTGGTGAATGTGGTCGAGTTCATGATGACTTTGAAGAAGAAAGAGTAA
- a CDS encoding methyltransferase regulatory domain-containing protein — translation MSASESIEIEYSYDQLPYDSHPYEKTHPDHLATMARIFGLEAPDPAQSRVLEIGCASGGNLIPMAITLPESQFLGFDLSRKELEEGQKLIDQLGLTNIRLEHCDILNFDRPEETFDYIICHGVFSWVPAEARAKIFQICQETLSENGLAYISYNTFPGWFMRGMVRQMLCFHARQFDDPNTQVEQARALLDFLNQAASKYDPTYHMLLQRELEIVRNRQNSYLYHEHLEQDNEPMFFYQFMEQANKAGLRYLCETQFSEMIPSQFSPEVTQTLKKLSSDIIHAEQYLDFLRNRTFRRTLLCRKDRELQRDLGADQLRGMKIRSSLKLPPLSIPLDRPGDLGFTSPAGLTATISSPLLKQGLAAICQKYPIYVRFDDLPGLIASQETPTIRDTAKLNQDYEELASMLLQLWGQDLIEIRSSPARQAMSVPQSPQTTPLILSQLESGDYVTNLKHEMIQLNDMDRHLLRCLDRDAAGRREYFRQRIEAKELVVSTFDVEGACEMDDGQLDQLISHGLKRLLDQALLLPEKK, via the coding sequence ATGTCAGCATCCGAGTCCATTGAGATCGAATACTCCTACGATCAACTTCCTTACGACAGCCATCCTTACGAGAAGACACATCCGGATCATCTGGCGACGATGGCGCGGATATTTGGCCTGGAGGCTCCCGATCCTGCTCAGTCCCGTGTGCTCGAAATTGGCTGTGCATCCGGAGGAAATCTGATTCCGATGGCGATTACGCTGCCGGAAAGTCAGTTTCTGGGGTTTGATCTTTCCCGCAAAGAACTGGAAGAAGGTCAGAAACTGATTGATCAACTCGGGTTGACTAATATTCGGCTCGAACATTGCGACATTCTGAATTTTGATCGGCCGGAGGAGACGTTCGATTACATCATCTGCCATGGTGTCTTTTCGTGGGTGCCAGCAGAGGCGCGTGCGAAGATTTTTCAGATCTGTCAGGAAACACTTTCGGAAAATGGCCTGGCTTATATCAGCTACAACACGTTTCCTGGCTGGTTTATGCGGGGGATGGTTCGACAGATGCTTTGTTTTCATGCCCGGCAATTTGATGATCCCAATACGCAGGTTGAGCAGGCCAGAGCGCTACTCGATTTTCTGAATCAGGCCGCGAGTAAATACGATCCGACGTATCACATGCTGCTGCAGCGGGAGCTGGAAATTGTTCGCAATCGGCAGAATTCCTATCTGTATCATGAACATCTTGAGCAGGACAATGAGCCGATGTTCTTTTATCAGTTTATGGAACAGGCCAACAAAGCCGGGCTGCGGTATTTGTGCGAAACTCAGTTCAGCGAAATGATCCCGAGTCAGTTCTCGCCTGAAGTCACACAAACTCTCAAGAAACTCAGTTCGGATATCATCCATGCCGAGCAGTATCTGGACTTTTTGCGAAACCGAACCTTCCGCAGAACACTGCTCTGTCGTAAGGATCGAGAATTGCAACGGGATTTAGGAGCGGATCAATTACGAGGAATGAAAATTCGCTCCTCTCTCAAATTGCCGCCGCTATCGATACCACTGGATCGCCCGGGCGATCTCGGCTTCACCAGCCCGGCTGGTTTAACGGCGACGATTTCCAGTCCACTCTTGAAGCAGGGGCTGGCGGCGATCTGTCAGAAATATCCGATTTATGTTCGCTTTGACGACCTGCCCGGATTGATCGCCTCGCAGGAAACTCCCACGATCCGGGACACCGCCAAGTTGAATCAGGATTATGAAGAACTCGCCTCGATGCTGTTACAGTTGTGGGGACAGGATCTGATCGAAATCCGTTCTTCTCCTGCTCGTCAGGCGATGTCCGTTCCGCAATCACCTCAAACCACTCCTCTCATTTTATCGCAACTGGAAAGCGGCGATTATGTAACCAACCTCAAGCATGAAATGATTCAATTGAATGATATGGATCGGCATCTTCTGCGTTGCCTCGATCGAGATGCAGCGGGACGCCGAGAGTACTTTCGCCAGCGCATTGAAGCGAAGGAACTCGTCGTTTCCACATTCGATGTGGAAGGAGCCTGCGAAATGGATGATGGTCAGTTAGATCAGTTGATTTCGCATGGCCTCAAACGACTCCTCGACCAGGCGTTGTTGTTGCCCGAAAAAAAGTGA